In a single window of the Manis pentadactyla isolate mManPen7 chromosome 14, mManPen7.hap1, whole genome shotgun sequence genome:
- the CABP1 gene encoding calcium-binding protein 1 isoform X1, with amino-acid sequence MGAGDGAAFKRPGDGARLQRVLGLGSRRAPRSLPAGGPAQRRTAPPPPGHASAGPAAMSSHIAKSESKTSLLKAAAASGGSRVPRHGPAREPGLPSRRLPGTCPSTPPPSGDPSSRRPLCRPMTREEGARGSGRGLPQAHCRPREALPAAASRPSPPSPLPPARGRDGEERGLSPALGLRGSQRAPGRGDSAPAAASEADPFLHQLRPMLSSAFGQDRSLRPEEIEELREAFREFDKDKDGYINCRDLGNCMRTMGYMPTEMELIELSQQINMNLGGHVDFDDFVELMGPKLLAETADMIGVKELRDAFREFDTNGDGEISTSELREAMRKLLGHQVGHRDIEEIIRDVDLNGDGRVDFEEFVRMMSR; translated from the exons ATGGGCGCCGGCGACGGGGCCGCATTTAAGCGGCCGGGGGACGGCGCCCGCCTCCAGCGCGTCCTCGGGCTTGGCTCCCGCCGGGCGCCCCGCTCTCTGCCCGCCGGGGGCCCCGCGCAGCGCCGCACCGCGCCGCCTCCGCCCGGCCATGCGAGCGCGGGCCCCGCCGCGATGAGCTCGCACATAGCCAAAAGCGAGTCCAAGACGTCGCTGCtgaaggcggcggcggcgagcgGGGGCAGCCGGGTGCCCCGCCACGGCCCTGCCCGGGAGCCAGGGCTGCCCAGCCGCCGGTTGCCCGGCACCTGCCCGAGCACGCCGCCGCCGTCCGGGGACCCCAGTTCGCGGAGGCCCCTGTGCCGGCCGATGACGCGAGAGGAGGGCGCGCGGGGGAGCGGGCGCGGGCTCCCCCAGGCGCACTGCAGGCCCCGGGAGGCGCTCCCGGCCGCGGCGTCCCGACCTTCGCCGCCGTCGCCGCTGCCTCCGGCCCGCGGGCGGGATGGGGAGGAACGGGGGCTGTCCCCGGCGCTCGGCCTCCGGGGCTCGCAGCGAGCCCCGGGTCGCGGGGACTCCGCTCCAGCCGCCGCGTCCGAGGCAGACCCGTTCCTCCACCAGCTGCGCCCCATGCTCAGCTCCGCCTTCGGCCAG GACAGATCACTGCGGCCAGAGGAGATCGAAG AGCTCCGAGAGGCCTTCAGAGAATTTGACAAGGACAAGGACGGCTACATCAACTGCCGGGACCTGGGCAACTGCATGCGCACTATGGGCTACATGCCCACGGAGATGGAGCTCATTGAGCTGTCTCAGCAGATCAACATGAACC TGGGTGGCCATGTGGATTTTGATGACTTTGTGGAGTTAATGGGACCTAAACTCCTGGCAGAGACAGCAGATATGATCGGAGTAAAGGAACTGCGCGATGCTTTCCGAGAG TTTGACACCAATGGTGATGGGGAGATAAGCACCAGTGAGTTACGAGAGGCCATGAGGAAACTCCTGGGCCATCAGGTGGGACACCGAGACATAGAGGAAATTATCCGAGATGTGGACCTCAATGGGGATGGACGAGTGGACTTTGAAG AGTTTGTCCGCATGATGTCCCGCTGA
- the CABP1 gene encoding calcium-binding protein 1 isoform X2: MGNCVKSPLRNLSRKMHQEAKTSYKVVQTSEEGLVAGGELPGPLLTLAQNCAVMHNLLGPACIFLRKGFAENRQPDRSLRPEEIEELREAFREFDKDKDGYINCRDLGNCMRTMGYMPTEMELIELSQQINMNLGGHVDFDDFVELMGPKLLAETADMIGVKELRDAFREFDTNGDGEISTSELREAMRKLLGHQVGHRDIEEIIRDVDLNGDGRVDFEEFVRMMSR; the protein is encoded by the exons ATGGGCAACTGTGTCAAGTCTCCACTGAGAAATCTCTCAAGGAAG ATGCATCAGGAGGCGAAGACCAGCTACAAGGTGGTGCAGACGAGCGAGGAGGGGCTGGTGGCCGGCGGCGAGCTCCCTGGGCCACTCCTGACGCTGGCCCAGAACTGTGCTGTCATGCATAACCTACTGGGCCCCGCCTGTATTTTCCTGCGCAAGGGCTTCGCTGAGAACAGGCAGCCT GACAGATCACTGCGGCCAGAGGAGATCGAAG AGCTCCGAGAGGCCTTCAGAGAATTTGACAAGGACAAGGACGGCTACATCAACTGCCGGGACCTGGGCAACTGCATGCGCACTATGGGCTACATGCCCACGGAGATGGAGCTCATTGAGCTGTCTCAGCAGATCAACATGAACC TGGGTGGCCATGTGGATTTTGATGACTTTGTGGAGTTAATGGGACCTAAACTCCTGGCAGAGACAGCAGATATGATCGGAGTAAAGGAACTGCGCGATGCTTTCCGAGAG TTTGACACCAATGGTGATGGGGAGATAAGCACCAGTGAGTTACGAGAGGCCATGAGGAAACTCCTGGGCCATCAGGTGGGACACCGAGACATAGAGGAAATTATCCGAGATGTGGACCTCAATGGGGATGGACGAGTGGACTTTGAAG AGTTTGTCCGCATGATGTCCCGCTGA
- the CABP1 gene encoding calcium-binding protein 1 isoform X3 yields MHQEAKTSYKVVQTSEEGLVAGGELPGPLLTLAQNCAVMHNLLGPACIFLRKGFAENRQPDRSLRPEEIEELREAFREFDKDKDGYINCRDLGNCMRTMGYMPTEMELIELSQQINMNLGGHVDFDDFVELMGPKLLAETADMIGVKELRDAFREFDTNGDGEISTSELREAMRKLLGHQVGHRDIEEIIRDVDLNGDGRVDFEEFVRMMSR; encoded by the exons ATGCATCAGGAGGCGAAGACCAGCTACAAGGTGGTGCAGACGAGCGAGGAGGGGCTGGTGGCCGGCGGCGAGCTCCCTGGGCCACTCCTGACGCTGGCCCAGAACTGTGCTGTCATGCATAACCTACTGGGCCCCGCCTGTATTTTCCTGCGCAAGGGCTTCGCTGAGAACAGGCAGCCT GACAGATCACTGCGGCCAGAGGAGATCGAAG AGCTCCGAGAGGCCTTCAGAGAATTTGACAAGGACAAGGACGGCTACATCAACTGCCGGGACCTGGGCAACTGCATGCGCACTATGGGCTACATGCCCACGGAGATGGAGCTCATTGAGCTGTCTCAGCAGATCAACATGAACC TGGGTGGCCATGTGGATTTTGATGACTTTGTGGAGTTAATGGGACCTAAACTCCTGGCAGAGACAGCAGATATGATCGGAGTAAAGGAACTGCGCGATGCTTTCCGAGAG TTTGACACCAATGGTGATGGGGAGATAAGCACCAGTGAGTTACGAGAGGCCATGAGGAAACTCCTGGGCCATCAGGTGGGACACCGAGACATAGAGGAAATTATCCGAGATGTGGACCTCAATGGGGATGGACGAGTGGACTTTGAAG AGTTTGTCCGCATGATGTCCCGCTGA